In a single window of the Chloroflexota bacterium genome:
- the prs gene encoding ribose-phosphate diphosphokinase, producing the protein MGEHPLHLFSGTANRPLAEEVARCLGHTLGSCTTTRLPDTEIHVQVNQAVRGEDIFFIQPCSAPVNEHLMELLLYVDAFRRASAHSITTVIPYFPYARQERMTRGREAISAKVVATMLEALGVSRVLFVDVHAPAIQGFFNIPVDPLSAVPILAEQFQSDEFRNAAIVAPDVGRAKLAGKYAEILGLPLVVMHKRRDSFESAQATHVVGDIKGKVPIVIDDLIASGSVLTQLPALVEAGAEPRIYLAITHPVLLPTALKRLDDPLIAKLIVTDTIYVPPEKRHPKLQVVSIAPLLADVIERIYHGRSISALLRLT; encoded by the coding sequence ATGGGTGAACATCCGCTGCACCTGTTCTCCGGCACCGCCAATCGCCCTCTAGCTGAGGAGGTGGCGCGGTGCCTTGGGCACACCTTGGGGAGCTGTACGACGACCCGCCTGCCGGATACGGAGATCCACGTTCAGGTCAACCAGGCGGTACGTGGCGAGGACATCTTCTTTATCCAGCCGTGCTCGGCGCCCGTGAACGAGCATCTCATGGAGCTGCTGCTGTATGTGGATGCCTTCCGCCGGGCGTCCGCGCACAGCATCACCACGGTGATCCCCTATTTCCCGTATGCCCGTCAGGAGCGTATGACCCGGGGGCGAGAGGCCATCAGCGCGAAGGTGGTGGCCACCATGCTGGAGGCCCTGGGGGTCAGCCGGGTTCTCTTCGTGGACGTGCATGCGCCGGCCATTCAGGGCTTCTTCAACATCCCGGTCGATCCTCTGTCGGCCGTGCCTATCCTGGCCGAGCAATTCCAGAGCGATGAGTTCCGCAACGCCGCCATCGTGGCGCCCGATGTGGGGCGGGCCAAGCTGGCGGGGAAGTATGCGGAGATCCTGGGCCTGCCGCTGGTGGTGATGCATAAGCGGCGGGATAGCTTTGAGTCGGCCCAGGCCACCCATGTCGTAGGGGATATCAAGGGCAAGGTGCCCATCGTGATCGACGATTTGATCGCCAGCGGGAGCGTATTGACCCAGCTGCCCGCCTTGGTGGAGGCGGGGGCGGAGCCACGGATCTACCTGGCGATCACGCATCCGGTGCTGCTGCCGACGGCCCTGAAGCGGCTGGACGATCCCCTCATCGCGAAGCTGATCGTGACGGACACGATCTACGTGCCGCCTGAGAAGCGGCATCCCAAGCTACAGGTCGTGTCCATCGCGCCCTTGCTGGCCGACGTGATCGAGCGGATCTATCACGGGCGCTCGATCAGCGCCTTGCTGCGATTGACCTAG
- a CDS encoding glycosyltransferase, whose amino-acid sequence MAYATALREDARRQLEEIGRADIVVGIPSYNNAGTIAHVVRMAAEGMVKHFPDLKPVLINSDGGSTDGTTDVVRRTPVPDGVQVIATVYQGVPGKGSAFRAIFEAARRLGAQACVVVDSDLRSITPEWIELLAGPVIRQGFGYVTPFYARHKYDGTITNNICYPMTRMLYGVDVRQPIGGDFGFSGSLLDVYLGQDVWETDVARFGIDIWMTTTAINQDVRVCQAHLGAKIHDPKDPAAALGPMFRQVVGTLLGMMATYERRWQAVDRVQPTAMYGQPKDIEPEPVSVTLPTMIERFRSGVAEHADILRQALLPDTWRRVEEAARRSPEAFDFPAELWVDVLFDCAVAFNKRGLDRTALLDAMTPLYYGRTAGTVVVGADMDTATFEREVVQTQAELFMQAKPELIRRWRSV is encoded by the coding sequence ATGGCGTATGCAACTGCTCTGCGCGAGGATGCCCGCCGTCAGTTGGAGGAGATCGGCCGTGCCGACATCGTGGTCGGCATCCCCAGCTACAACAACGCGGGGACGATCGCGCACGTCGTCCGGATGGCGGCTGAGGGCATGGTGAAGCATTTCCCCGACCTGAAGCCCGTCCTCATCAACTCCGATGGCGGCTCGACCGATGGCACGACGGACGTGGTGCGTCGCACGCCGGTGCCCGACGGCGTGCAGGTCATCGCCACGGTATATCAGGGGGTGCCGGGCAAGGGGAGCGCCTTCCGAGCCATCTTTGAGGCGGCGCGCAGGCTGGGCGCTCAGGCCTGTGTTGTGGTGGACAGCGACCTGCGCTCCATCACGCCGGAGTGGATCGAGCTGCTGGCGGGCCCGGTGATCCGGCAGGGCTTCGGCTATGTCACGCCGTTCTATGCGCGCCACAAGTATGATGGCACCATCACCAACAACATCTGCTATCCCATGACCCGCATGTTGTATGGCGTGGACGTGCGCCAGCCCATCGGCGGGGACTTCGGGTTCTCGGGCTCGCTCCTGGACGTGTATCTGGGTCAGGACGTCTGGGAGACGGACGTGGCGCGCTTCGGGATCGATATCTGGATGACCACGACGGCGATCAACCAGGATGTGCGGGTGTGCCAGGCGCATCTGGGGGCCAAGATCCATGATCCCAAAGATCCCGCCGCCGCGCTGGGGCCGATGTTCCGTCAGGTGGTGGGCACGCTGTTGGGGATGATGGCGACTTACGAGCGGCGATGGCAGGCGGTGGATCGCGTGCAGCCCACCGCGATGTATGGCCAGCCCAAGGACATCGAGCCGGAGCCGGTCTCGGTGACGTTGCCCACGATGATCGAGCGGTTCCGCTCCGGCGTGGCCGAGCACGCGGACATCCTGCGTCAGGCGCTGCTGCCGGACACGTGGCGGCGGGTTGAGGAGGCAGCGCGTCGTTCTCCGGAGGCGTTTGACTTCCCCGCCGAGCTTTGGGTGGACGTGTTGTTCGACTGCGCGGTGGCGTTCAACAAGCGCGGGCTGGATCGCACGGCGCTGCTCGACGCCATGACGCCGCTCTACTACGGCCGCACGGCCGGCACCGTGGTCGTCGGGGCGGATATGGACACGGCCACGTTCGAACGAGAGGTCGTGCAGACGCAGGCGGAGCTGTTTATGCAGGCCAAGCCGGAACTGATCCGCCGGTGGCGCTCCGTTTGA
- a CDS encoding M23 family metallopeptidase: MGILVLGLTQIQWPDWEISQWLPTPAPQPTTTADAFPRTARGGPRSGVGGSLMRAAIPITEIPDRPREGIIRYVVVPGDTLTGIAKKFDISVDTVKWANDLELNPDLLRVGQELVILPVSGVYHVVEEGDTLTEIARKYKVTPETIVNYKPNGLKSIDDPLPRDKVLIIPGGIKPWVPPYVSAYSGPIPQASRKGTGRFVWPVTGRITALFGQLVQGKPHRGLDIGAWTGAPVVASDSGYVAFAGWDRTGYGNLVIINHGNGYVTYYAHLSKIFVKRGESVAQGQRIGSVGSTGNVTGPHLHFEIRYRNVHRNPLGFLP, encoded by the coding sequence GTGGGCATTCTGGTCTTAGGCCTCACGCAGATCCAGTGGCCTGACTGGGAGATCTCCCAATGGCTGCCTACCCCCGCTCCCCAGCCCACGACGACCGCGGACGCCTTCCCACGGACGGCGCGCGGCGGCCCCAGAAGCGGCGTCGGTGGCAGCCTCATGCGCGCGGCGATCCCCATCACGGAGATCCCCGACCGACCGCGCGAGGGGATTATCCGCTATGTAGTCGTCCCCGGCGACACCCTCACCGGGATCGCCAAGAAGTTCGACATCAGTGTGGACACCGTGAAGTGGGCCAACGACCTGGAATTGAACCCGGATCTGCTGCGGGTGGGGCAGGAGCTGGTCATCCTGCCCGTCTCAGGCGTTTACCACGTCGTTGAGGAGGGCGACACGCTGACGGAGATCGCCCGCAAATACAAGGTGACGCCGGAGACCATCGTCAACTATAAGCCCAACGGGCTCAAGAGCATCGACGACCCGCTGCCCAGGGACAAAGTGCTCATCATCCCCGGCGGTATCAAGCCGTGGGTGCCTCCCTACGTGTCGGCTTACAGCGGCCCGATCCCACAGGCCTCCCGCAAGGGCACCGGCCGGTTCGTATGGCCCGTCACCGGTCGCATCACGGCCCTCTTCGGCCAGCTGGTCCAGGGAAAGCCGCATCGCGGCCTGGACATCGGCGCCTGGACGGGCGCCCCCGTGGTGGCCAGCGATTCGGGATATGTCGCCTTCGCAGGATGGGACCGAACCGGATACGGGAACCTGGTGATCATCAACCACGGCAACGGTTATGTCACCTATTATGCGCACTTGAGCAAGATCTTCGTCAAGCGCGGGGAGTCGGTGGCACAAGGGCAGCGGATCGGGTCGGTGGGGAGCACCGGCAACGTCACCGGTCCACACCTGCACTTCGAGATTCGATACCGCAACGTGCACAGGAACCCGTTGGGATTCCTGCCGTAG
- a CDS encoding DNA methylase, with protein MAQRPSQRDAPQGRDPRNRLNDLSGAEWVYFLNSVDVTHYPTRGPESYGHDLRKIHPSPKPPQLMARYIEFFTQRGGWVLDPFAGVGGTLLGCGLLTRQGRERHAVGIELSPQYVDVYHEVCRQEGLPAQTMICGDARDLLRFPAVAERTFDLILTDPPYADMMARPRSGEQRKRTGQATPRPFSDLEADLGNLDRESFLATLRDILEQALTRLRPKGHLVVFCKDLQPTEGEHNMLHVYITENLMTIPGLRFRGYKIWADQVQRLYPFGYPYTFVANQMHQFALIFRKER; from the coding sequence ATGGCGCAACGCCCCTCGCAGCGCGACGCGCCCCAGGGCCGAGATCCCCGAAACCGATTGAACGACCTCAGCGGAGCGGAATGGGTCTACTTCCTGAACTCCGTGGACGTCACCCACTACCCCACACGGGGCCCCGAGTCTTACGGACACGACCTGAGGAAGATCCACCCCTCGCCGAAACCGCCCCAGCTAATGGCGCGCTACATCGAATTCTTCACCCAACGCGGGGGATGGGTACTGGACCCCTTCGCCGGCGTGGGGGGCACGCTGCTGGGATGCGGCCTGCTGACCCGGCAGGGCCGGGAGCGACACGCCGTCGGCATCGAGCTATCCCCCCAGTACGTCGACGTTTACCATGAGGTCTGCCGACAGGAGGGACTGCCCGCACAGACCATGATCTGCGGGGACGCCCGTGACCTGCTGCGCTTCCCCGCCGTGGCCGAGCGCACCTTCGACCTCATCCTGACCGACCCGCCCTATGCGGACATGATGGCCCGACCCAGGTCGGGAGAGCAGCGCAAGCGAACCGGCCAGGCGACGCCGCGCCCGTTCAGCGACCTGGAGGCCGATCTGGGGAACCTGGATCGGGAGAGCTTCCTGGCCACCCTGCGGGACATCCTGGAACAGGCCTTGACGCGGCTACGCCCCAAGGGGCATCTGGTGGTCTTCTGCAAAGACCTGCAGCCCACCGAGGGCGAGCACAACATGCTCCACGTCTACATCACCGAGAATCTGATGACGATCCCCGGCCTGCGTTTTCGAGGGTACAAGATCTGGGCTGACCAGGTGCAGCGCCTCTACCCGTTCGGCTACCCCTACACCTTTGTCGCCAATCAGATGCACCAATTCGCGCTGATCTTCCGCAAAGAGCGCTAA
- a CDS encoding glycosyltransferase: protein MWIIAAIYLVAVIWLTIYGSNGLWLTFRYWRTRHFRPTAPPLSDPPTVTIQLPIFNELHVVERLLDAVVRLDYPRDRLQIQVLDDSTDETVTLLQTLVNRYRQQGVDIDLIHRDRREGYKAGALAQGLAAAKGEFIAVFDADFVPPRDWLKRTVAHLAAHPDAGFIQTRWGHINDTYSPLTMAQAIILDGHFAIEHTARHRSGYFMNFNGTAGLWRRACIEEAGGWQGDTLTEDLDLSYRAQLAGWRALYLPDVVAPAEIPPQMAAFKRQQFRWAKGSVQCLRRLALPIWRSRAPLHVRLQGLIHLSGYLAHPLMLVVLVLSLPLIWWGWPARLPLAPLSLASLGPPLVFTASQYVLYRRGPQRMPWWRRALYVPLVLLLGAGLASNNTRAVMEALLDRSSEFRRTPKFRVEQRQDHWADKRYALSLSADVALEIFWALYAVATMAAAWARGLTWGLPFLSLYACGFILVSAVSLWQNRQRRVQLSARRPRAWAPSPGATSTR from the coding sequence GTGTGGATCATCGCTGCGATCTATCTGGTTGCGGTCATCTGGCTAACCATATACGGGAGCAACGGCCTGTGGCTGACGTTTCGCTACTGGCGAACCCGGCACTTTCGGCCTACAGCCCCCCCTCTATCGGATCCTCCCACCGTCACGATCCAGCTGCCGATCTTCAATGAGCTCCACGTCGTCGAACGGCTGCTCGACGCCGTCGTGAGATTGGACTACCCGCGCGATCGCCTTCAGATCCAGGTGCTGGACGACTCTACCGACGAGACCGTCACGCTGCTACAGACGCTGGTCAACCGCTATCGACAGCAAGGGGTGGACATCGATCTGATCCATCGAGATCGCCGGGAGGGCTACAAGGCGGGCGCGCTGGCCCAGGGGCTGGCCGCCGCCAAGGGGGAGTTCATCGCCGTATTCGACGCCGACTTCGTGCCCCCACGTGATTGGCTGAAACGGACCGTCGCCCACCTGGCCGCCCACCCGGACGCGGGGTTCATCCAGACCCGCTGGGGCCATATCAACGACACCTACTCGCCCCTCACCATGGCCCAGGCCATCATCCTGGACGGTCACTTCGCCATCGAGCACACGGCGCGACACAGATCGGGCTACTTCATGAACTTCAACGGGACCGCCGGCCTGTGGCGGCGAGCGTGCATTGAGGAAGCCGGCGGATGGCAGGGAGACACGCTGACGGAGGACCTGGACCTGAGCTACCGGGCACAGCTGGCCGGCTGGCGTGCGCTCTACCTGCCCGACGTGGTGGCGCCGGCGGAGATCCCGCCGCAGATGGCCGCCTTCAAACGACAGCAGTTCCGCTGGGCCAAGGGATCGGTCCAGTGTCTGCGGCGGCTGGCCCTCCCCATCTGGCGAAGCCGGGCCCCTCTGCACGTGCGCCTACAGGGGCTTATCCACCTGAGCGGCTACCTGGCCCACCCTCTGATGCTCGTCGTCCTGGTGCTGAGCCTGCCGCTGATCTGGTGGGGCTGGCCCGCCCGGCTGCCCCTGGCCCCCCTCAGCCTGGCCAGCCTGGGGCCTCCACTGGTCTTCACCGCCTCTCAGTACGTGCTTTATCGGCGTGGCCCACAGAGGATGCCCTGGTGGCGCCGTGCCCTGTACGTCCCCCTGGTGCTCCTGCTGGGGGCCGGGCTGGCCTCCAACAACACGCGGGCGGTGATGGAGGCGCTACTGGACCGCTCCAGCGAGTTTCGCCGCACTCCCAAGTTCCGCGTGGAGCAGCGGCAGGATCATTGGGCCGACAAGCGTTACGCCCTGAGCCTCTCGGCGGACGTCGCGCTTGAGATCTTCTGGGCCCTCTATGCGGTGGCCACCATGGCGGCCGCCTGGGCACGTGGCCTCACCTGGGGGCTTCCGTTCCTCAGCCTGTACGCGTGCGGATTCATCCTGGTCTCCGCCGTGAGCCTGTGGCAAAATCGCCAACGACGCGTTCAGCTCTCGGCCAGGCGTCCCAGAGCCTGGGCCCCATCGCCGGGGGCCACCTCCACCCGCTGA
- a CDS encoding aldolase, with the protein MIHESVYELKTALEGIVSVGDDGKLSVKDENALREQAIDTLVRDAVFGTEEVREFARWLIWELGQELGAQPASIHELYMARGRGECGGFTVPAMNIRGLTYDMMRAALRAAIKTDTAAMIFEIARSEIGYTNQRPAEYTSVLIAAAIKEGYQGPLFIQGDHFQVKAKVYKTDPEKETQAVKDLILEALSGGFYNIDIDTSTLVDLSYEDIDAQQRLNYEVSAEMTQFIRKHEPKGVTVSVGGEIGEVGGHNSTEEELRAYMDGYNRTLGGDLAGLSKISVQTGTSHGGVVLPDGSIAKVALDFDTLERLSRVAREEYGLAGAVQHGASTLPEEMFHRFPETETAEIHLATGFQNLLYDHEAMPAWLVEKIYHYLAAHHADERKPSDTDTQFFYRTRKRAFGPFKAEWWGLPEPVREAFGKTLEEKFEFFYNKLNVVNTKDLVAKYIKAPEIHKPIPGAPVAVTVDDKGLAD; encoded by the coding sequence CCACGAGTCCGTATATGAGTTAAAGACGGCTTTAGAGGGGATCGTCAGTGTAGGTGATGACGGCAAACTGTCCGTCAAAGACGAGAACGCGCTGCGGGAGCAGGCCATCGATACCCTGGTGCGCGACGCGGTCTTCGGCACGGAGGAGGTACGCGAGTTCGCCCGCTGGCTGATCTGGGAGCTGGGGCAGGAGCTGGGCGCCCAGCCCGCTTCCATCCACGAGCTGTACATGGCCCGCGGCCGCGGCGAATGCGGCGGCTTCACCGTGCCCGCCATGAACATCCGTGGCCTCACCTACGATATGATGCGAGCCGCCCTGCGAGCCGCGATCAAGACCGACACCGCGGCTATGATCTTCGAGATCGCCCGCTCCGAGATCGGCTACACCAACCAGCGCCCGGCCGAATACACCTCCGTCCTCATCGCGGCCGCTATCAAGGAGGGCTACCAGGGGCCGCTCTTCATCCAGGGTGACCATTTCCAGGTGAAGGCCAAGGTCTACAAGACCGACCCGGAGAAGGAGACCCAGGCCGTCAAGGACCTGATCCTGGAGGCGCTGAGCGGTGGGTTCTACAACATCGACATCGACACCTCCACCCTGGTCGATCTGAGCTATGAGGACATCGACGCGCAGCAGCGGCTCAACTACGAGGTATCCGCTGAGATGACCCAGTTCATCCGCAAACACGAGCCCAAGGGCGTCACCGTCTCCGTCGGCGGCGAGATCGGCGAGGTGGGCGGGCATAACTCCACCGAGGAGGAGCTGCGCGCGTACATGGACGGCTACAACCGCACTCTGGGCGGCGATCTCGCCGGGCTGAGCAAGATCAGCGTGCAGACCGGCACCAGCCACGGCGGCGTCGTCCTGCCCGATGGCTCCATCGCCAAGGTCGCGCTGGACTTTGACACGCTGGAGCGGCTGTCCCGCGTGGCACGCGAGGAGTACGGGCTGGCGGGAGCGGTCCAGCACGGAGCCTCCACGTTGCCCGAGGAGATGTTCCACCGATTCCCGGAGACCGAGACGGCCGAGATCCACCTGGCTACCGGGTTCCAGAACCTCCTGTACGATCACGAGGCCATGCCCGCCTGGCTGGTGGAGAAGATCTATCACTACCTGGCCGCCCACCATGCTGACGAGCGCAAGCCCAGCGACACGGACACGCAGTTCTTCTATCGCACCCGCAAGCGCGCCTTCGGCCCCTTCAAGGCGGAATGGTGGGGGCTCCCGGAGCCGGTGCGGGAGGCGTTCGGCAAGACCCTGGAGGAGAAGTTCGAATTCTTCTACAACAAGCTGAACGTCGTCAACACCAAGGACCTGGTCGCCAAGTACATCAAGGCTCCCGAGATCCACAAGCCGATCCCCGGGGCGCCCGTGGCCGTCACGGTCGATGACAAGGGCCTGGCGGACTGA
- a CDS encoding XTP/dITP diphosphatase, translated as MFTHQLSLSFGRAALLPTHRERPPRTTKRAREWLWLPHPGLYARITSGSISRQNNPPAGGPVPRPQKLLIATRNKGKLREYRQILADLPMQITDLETEGIHEEVEETGHTFAENAIRKATAYARLSGLWTWADDSGLEVDALDGQPGVHSARYAGPDASDEERYRLLLQRLANVPPDRRSARFRCVIAIATPDGRVETAEGRCEGEITSTPRGTHGFGYDPVFYLPERGMTMAELPPEEKNRISHRARAAQAARAILERMLTELEDTPSPDPKEA; from the coding sequence ATGTTCACCCATCAGCTCTCCTTGTCCTTCGGCCGCGCAGCTCTCCTCCCGACGCATCGAGAGCGCCCGCCCCGCACGACGAAGCGGGCGAGAGAGTGGCTTTGGTTGCCGCACCCGGGATTATATGCTAGGATAACAAGCGGGTCAATTTCCCGGCAAAACAATCCACCCGCTGGAGGGCCCGTGCCACGTCCACAGAAATTGCTGATCGCCACGCGCAACAAGGGGAAGCTGCGGGAGTACCGCCAGATCCTGGCCGATCTCCCCATGCAGATCACCGATTTGGAGACGGAGGGAATCCACGAGGAGGTGGAGGAGACCGGACACACCTTCGCCGAGAACGCGATCCGCAAGGCGACCGCCTACGCACGGCTGAGTGGGCTCTGGACCTGGGCCGATGACTCCGGCCTGGAGGTGGACGCGCTGGATGGCCAGCCGGGCGTTCACTCCGCCCGCTACGCCGGCCCCGACGCCAGCGACGAGGAGCGCTATCGCCTGCTCCTGCAACGCCTGGCCAATGTCCCCCCTGACCGGCGATCCGCCCGCTTCCGATGTGTCATCGCCATCGCCACCCCGGACGGCCGCGTCGAGACGGCCGAAGGCCGCTGCGAGGGGGAGATCACCTCGACGCCGCGCGGCACGCACGGGTTCGGCTACGACCCCGTCTTCTACCTGCCGGAGCGCGGGATGACGATGGCGGAGCTCCCGCCCGAGGAGAAGAACCGCATCAGCCATCGCGCCCGCGCCGCGCAGGCGGCCCGGGCCATCCTGGAACGTATGCTGACAGAACTCGAGGACACGCCCTCTCCCGACCCCAAGGAGGCGTGA
- a CDS encoding polymer-forming cytoskeletal protein, whose translation MFSRNHQGPEPDAIEVVIGPRATLNGHLRCEGSVRIDGVVEGGTIETPANVIITASGRVMADIYARTVSVSGAFKGMITADRVELLEGGRIWGTVRVASFLLDDGGFISGELIMQGQVPEEPFIIPQPEGAAIPVLEGEHSL comes from the coding sequence ATGTTCAGTCGAAATCACCAAGGGCCTGAACCGGATGCCATTGAGGTCGTGATCGGGCCGAGGGCCACCTTGAATGGACATCTGCGCTGCGAGGGCAGTGTGCGGATCGACGGCGTGGTGGAGGGAGGGACGATCGAAACGCCCGCGAATGTGATCATCACCGCCAGTGGTCGGGTGATGGCGGATATTTATGCTCGCACCGTCTCGGTCTCCGGGGCGTTCAAGGGGATGATCACCGCAGACCGGGTGGAGTTGCTGGAGGGAGGACGCATCTGGGGGACGGTGCGCGTGGCTTCCTTCCTGCTCGACGATGGTGGATTCATCAGCGGCGAACTCATCATGCAGGGACAGGTTCCCGAGGAGCCCTTCATCATCCCCCAGCCTGAGGGGGCTGCGATCCCGGTTTTGGAGGGGGAGCACTCCCTCTAG
- a CDS encoding DUF4446 family protein codes for MDTFRSAYILPFELIILLVLIALGFVVYILWRRVRVMEERYDALVEGTEGGSLEEVLNQHLESVRSAVASAAEAEAMVRRLAEEGRTHLQYCGIVRFNPFSNTGGDQSFCIALADAMGRGVVITSLHAREGTRVYAKPLTGWESPYPLTDEERAAIQQAFNRQEPVASA; via the coding sequence TTGGATACGTTTCGTTCCGCTTACATACTGCCTTTTGAGCTGATCATACTGCTGGTTCTGATCGCGCTGGGCTTCGTCGTCTACATCCTGTGGCGGCGCGTTCGTGTTATGGAGGAGCGGTACGACGCGCTGGTGGAGGGCACCGAGGGAGGAAGCCTGGAGGAGGTGCTGAACCAGCATCTGGAGAGCGTGCGAAGTGCCGTCGCCTCCGCGGCCGAGGCGGAGGCCATGGTGCGTCGGCTGGCCGAGGAGGGGCGGACGCATCTGCAATATTGCGGCATCGTGCGCTTTAACCCGTTCTCCAACACCGGCGGTGACCAGAGTTTCTGTATCGCCCTGGCGGACGCGATGGGGCGCGGCGTGGTGATCACCAGCCTGCATGCCCGGGAGGGCACGCGGGTGTACGCCAAGCCGCTGACCGGCTGGGAGTCGCCGTACCCGCTGACCGACGAGGAGCGGGCGGCGATCCAGCAGGCGTTCAACCGCCAGGAGCCGGTGGCATCGGCCTGA